One segment of Deltaproteobacteria bacterium DNA contains the following:
- a CDS encoding Cof-type HAD-IIB family hydrolase, translating to MVKKEARVMREDGTGKGLFITDFDGTLLRTDGTIALRDLKALEAMTRSGIKTAVATGRSLFSFNCSPGADLPVDYVIFTTGAGVITQPAGDLVYKINLPPDVVARVLAFFRKTDFDFMLHHPVPDNHRFGYRRFSLNNRDFESRIELYRAFGEPLNSSNENGFGEAAQFLAVVPEHKSGQALTSVRKALPALSVVQTTSPLDHLSTWIEVFHADVSKSKTAAWLAGELNVAPENTMAVGNDFNDGDLLAWAANSFVVNNAPGALKGRYQTVASNNDGGVAEAVDRWLNK from the coding sequence ATGGTGAAAAAAGAGGCAAGGGTTATGCGTGAGGACGGCACCGGCAAAGGGTTGTTCATCACCGATTTCGACGGAACCCTGCTGCGCACGGACGGGACGATTGCCCTGCGGGACCTGAAAGCCCTTGAAGCAATGACCCGTAGCGGCATTAAAACCGCCGTCGCCACCGGGCGTTCCCTGTTTTCCTTTAATTGTTCACCCGGTGCGGATCTGCCGGTGGATTATGTTATTTTTACCACCGGCGCCGGCGTCATTACCCAACCCGCTGGAGATCTGGTGTACAAAATCAACCTTCCGCCGGACGTGGTGGCCCGTGTGCTGGCATTTTTCCGGAAAACCGATTTTGATTTCATGCTGCACCACCCCGTTCCGGACAATCACCGGTTTGGGTATAGGCGCTTCAGCCTGAACAACCGTGATTTCGAAAGCCGCATCGAGCTGTACCGAGCGTTCGGAGAGCCGTTGAATAGCAGCAACGAAAACGGGTTTGGGGAGGCAGCCCAATTTCTTGCCGTTGTGCCTGAACACAAATCGGGGCAAGCCCTAACGAGCGTCAGAAAGGCGTTGCCGGCCTTGAGTGTTGTCCAAACAACATCGCCCCTGGACCATCTTTCCACGTGGATAGAAGTGTTTCATGCGGATGTTTCCAAAAGTAAAACCGCAGCTTGGCTGGCCGGGGAACTGAATGTAGCGCCGGAAAACACCATGGCCGTCGGAAATGATTTCAATGACGGCGATTTGTTGGCGTGGGCGGCCAACAGCTTTGTGGTAAACAATGCACCCGGGGCGCTGAAGGGTCGCTATCAAACCGTGGCCTCCAACAACGACGGCGGGGTCGCGGAGGCGGTCGATAGATGGCTGAACAAATAA
- a CDS encoding GNAT family N-acetyltransferase yields MFTVMEGRIEIPVLGSGPGRIFVDKPAGLSVHNDSGKDLCSLVKALVVHDSRLRRRTAYEPDFGVHPVHRLDRETSGVVLLSVTRDRFRFYAEQFENREASKVYAAVLHGNLEGPGTESAWKTWRWPLSKRAGGRSNPAGPGKRLPCETRYRVIDRSEHYTMLEVEILSGRTHQIRRHAKLAGHPVVGDARYGSTRATRYLQENLRFDRLALHARSLTLRMEPGKQAESVETKKVPDVMTRLFQDDRITVEPVDPRAPEIVRMIKALDAYQASLYPPESNHLVDVANLAGPDYHFIAAFDRKRPLAIASFKRTGRGYVEIKRLYVPEAYRGRHLGRRLMHVLEKAALREGIAEARLETGIHQHAAIALYEKLGYARTSPFGAYKEDPLSVFMRKKLRTYNPK; encoded by the coding sequence ATGTTCACCGTAATGGAAGGCCGTATCGAAATTCCCGTGCTGGGAAGCGGCCCCGGAAGGATTTTTGTGGATAAGCCCGCCGGTTTGTCCGTGCACAATGATTCTGGGAAAGATCTTTGCTCCCTGGTAAAGGCGCTGGTCGTCCACGACAGCCGGCTTCGGCGGAGAACCGCATATGAGCCTGATTTCGGCGTTCACCCCGTTCATCGCCTGGACAGGGAAACCAGCGGTGTCGTTTTGTTGTCGGTAACGCGGGACAGGTTCCGATTTTATGCCGAACAGTTCGAAAACCGGGAGGCAAGCAAGGTGTACGCAGCCGTGCTGCACGGGAACCTGGAAGGACCCGGTACGGAAAGTGCATGGAAAACCTGGCGGTGGCCGTTGAGTAAGAGGGCAGGCGGGCGCAGCAACCCTGCCGGCCCTGGAAAACGTCTTCCCTGTGAAACGCGCTACCGGGTTATCGACCGCAGCGAGCACTACACCATGCTGGAAGTGGAGATTCTTTCCGGTCGCACCCATCAGATTAGAAGGCATGCGAAACTTGCCGGCCACCCGGTCGTCGGTGATGCACGCTACGGTTCGACCCGGGCGACACGCTATCTGCAAGAGAACCTGAGATTTGACCGGCTGGCCCTGCACGCGCGTTCCCTGACGCTCCGCATGGAGCCGGGCAAGCAAGCGGAATCCGTCGAGACCAAAAAGGTTCCGGATGTTATGACACGACTGTTTCAAGACGACCGCATCACCGTTGAGCCGGTTGATCCCCGGGCACCTGAAATTGTGCGCATGATCAAGGCGTTGGATGCCTATCAGGCATCGTTGTACCCGCCCGAGAGCAACCACCTCGTGGACGTTGCCAATCTGGCCGGGCCGGACTACCATTTTATCGCCGCTTTTGACCGCAAGCGGCCCTTGGCGATTGCATCGTTTAAAAGGACAGGCCGCGGTTACGTGGAGATCAAACGACTGTATGTTCCCGAAGCGTACCGGGGCCGACACCTGGGCCGGCGGTTGATGCATGTTCTGGAAAAAGCTGCTCTGAGGGAGGGGATTGCCGAAGCCAGGCTTGAAACCGGCATCCACCAGCACGCGGCTATCGCCCTGTATGAGAAGCTGGGTTATGCACGAACCAGCCCCTTTGGTGCCTACAAAGAGGACCCCTTGAGCGTATTCATGAGAAAAAAATTACGGACCTATAATCCAAAATAA